One region of Oncorhynchus keta strain PuntledgeMale-10-30-2019 chromosome 24, Oket_V2, whole genome shotgun sequence genomic DNA includes:
- the LOC118402725 gene encoding E3 ubiquitin-protein ligase TRIM8-like has translation MSATPNMASNMATSDLSETWRNCFEEELICPICLHVFSEPIQLPCKHNFCRGCISEAWAKDSSLVRCPECNHAYSQKPALEKNHKLSNIVDKFNALSVEKAASPVLQCILCRRGPPLPAVKVCLRCSAPCCQSHVQTHLQQPCSALGHLLVEAEAVKAWTCPQHDEYRLYHCEAEQTAVCQYCCFTRCHPSHGHGVTDVELRRNDIRQNLLRQQERVEERVQDIDEQLCKLDSDKCVVEDRVCELKEEVRVQYLRMQHFLEEDLSRTLEVLERARSRFCQENAGQVLALGEQRHEAQKLLSSVHTAFGKSEELGFMKNTKPVKILMERSQGCVGSALPPYKVGSLNSKLFLSELSKREKSLRKTMEAPLTPPSSFLQSVPASPSGLGSGVEKRKHSSAFPEGNGSAGKNTASGFKDSSSSSSKQPYQGPNSAPGEGQSSNQQPLGPCGPSHMNEGGGTGSGSGSLTNHHSGSVFGPSHFPPAGSSSSHSSQQAVLPQYGGRKILVCTMDNCYCSGVPSVSGHRGHPPYPRSGSFPWVSAQDYPHPPGLASGAPAMQGLAVRDWIDAQQTHRHTDFYGLYGQPSTKHYVTS, from the exons ATGTCCGCCACTCCCAACATGGCCTCCAACATGGCGACCTCCGACCTGTCCGAGACGTGGAGGAACTGTTTTGAAGAGGAGCTGATCTGCCCCATCTGCCTGCACGTCTTCTCTGAGCCCATCCAGCTGCCCTGCAAGCACAACTTCTGCCGGGGCTGCATCTCAGAGGCCTGGGCTAAAGACTCTTCCCTGGTCCGCTGCCCCGAGTGCAACCATGCCTACAGTCAGAAGCCTGCTCTGGAGAAGAACCACAAGCTGTCCAACATCGTGGACAAGTTTAACGCGTTGTCTGTAGAGAAGGCGGCCTCGCCGGTGCTGCAGTGCATTCTGTGCCGCCGCGGACCACCGCTCCCGGCCGTGAAGGTGTGCCTACGATGTAGCGCCCCCTGTTGCCAGAGCCACGTCCAGACACACCTGCAGCAGCCCTGCTCCGCCCTGGGACACCTGCTGGTGGAGGCTGAGGCAGTCAAGGCCTGGACGTGTCCTCAGCACGACGAGTACAGACTCTACCACTGTGAGGCAGAACAGACTGCCGTGTGTCAGTACTGCTGCTTCACGCGATGTCATCCCAGTCACGGACACGGGGTCACCGACGTTGAGCTACGACGCAACGATATACGG CAAAATCTATTGCGGCagcaggagagggtggaggagagagttcAGGACATCGATGAGCAGCTCTGTAAACTCGACTCTGACAAGTGTGTGGTGGAG GACAGAGTGTGTGAGCTGAAAGAGGAGGTGCGTGTGCAGTATCTGCGGATGCAGCACTTCTTGGAAGAAGACTTGTCCCGTACGCTGGAGGTTCTAGAGCGGGCCCGTTCTAGGTTCTGCCAGGAAAACGCGGGCCAGGTTCTAGCTTTGGGAGAACAGAGACACGAGGCCCAGAAGCTGCTTAGCTCAGTCCACACGGCCTTTGGCAAATCTGAGGAGCTGGGCTTCATGAAGAACACCAAGCCTGTCAAGATCCTCATGGAGCG gTCTCAAGGGTGTGTGGGCAGTGCACTCCCTCCCTACAAGGTGGGAAGTCTCAACTCTAAGCTGTTCCTGTCAGAACTctccaagagagagaagagcCTACGGAAAACAATGGAAG CCCccctaacccctccctcctcattcctccagTCCGTCCCTGCGTCTCCTAGCGGCCTTGGCTCGGGGGTGGAGAAACGCAAACACTCCTCGGCGTTCCCAGAAGGCAACGGGAGCGCCGGGAAAAACACTGCTTCCGGGTTCAAGgactcctcatcttcctcctctaaGCAGCCCTACCAGGGCCCAAACTCCGCCCCTGGAGAGGGCCAATCCTCAAATCAGCAGCCTCTGGGTCCCTGTGGCCCCTCCCACATGAACGAAGGTGGCGGAACAGGAAGTGGAAGTGGCTCTCTGACCAATCACCATTCAGGGTCTGTGTTTGGTCCCTCCCACTTTCCCCCTGCCGGCAGTAGCTCCTCCCATTCTTCCCAGCAGGCTGTGCTCCCCCAGTATGGCGGGCGTAAGATCCTGGTGTGTACCATGGATAACTGCTACTGCTCCGGGGTACCCTCCGTGTCAGGGCACCGCGGCCACCCGCCCTACCCACGTTCAGGCTCCTTTCCCTGGGTAAGCGCCCAGGACTATCCCCATCCCCCTGGCCTAGCCTCTGGAGCTCCAGCCATGCAAGGGCTTGCTGTCAGAGACTGGATAGACGCACAGCAGACGCACCGACACACAGACTTCTATGGGCTGTATGGGCAGCCCTCCACCAAGCACTATGTCACCAGttaa